A region of Fibrobacter succinogenes subsp. succinogenes S85 DNA encodes the following proteins:
- a CDS encoding Crp/Fnr family transcriptional regulator, whose protein sequence is MDTSTVDLLKGVELFSELNEEQLGMIANLVIVKNYNRDETVVLEGDDSVQALYLIAMGSVQVYMTGIDGRETILSFLERGDFFGEMSLIDGEPRSASVRTVTDAKLLVIHRESFLSLIRKTPEIAMALMSELCKRLRKANKQIGSLSTMSVSGRVAGTLLNLMQERGVRIHTDNGNMVTVIHNRPTQQQLADMSGTTRETVSRICSLLVKTNAIAMTGKDIVIFDEDMLQEKATKG, encoded by the coding sequence ATGGATACATCCACAGTTGATTTGTTGAAGGGCGTCGAGCTCTTCTCTGAGTTGAACGAAGAACAGTTGGGGATGATTGCCAATCTGGTAATCGTCAAGAACTACAATCGTGATGAGACTGTGGTCCTGGAAGGGGACGATTCGGTACAAGCTCTGTACCTGATCGCCATGGGGTCCGTGCAGGTCTACATGACCGGCATTGATGGCCGCGAAACCATTTTGTCTTTCCTTGAACGCGGGGACTTTTTCGGGGAAATGTCGCTCATTGACGGCGAACCCCGGTCTGCCTCCGTCCGTACGGTGACTGATGCGAAGTTGCTCGTCATCCACCGTGAATCGTTCCTCAGCCTCATCCGCAAGACTCCAGAAATCGCCATGGCTCTCATGAGCGAGCTCTGCAAGAGACTGCGCAAGGCGAACAAGCAGATTGGCTCCTTGTCGACAATGTCTGTGTCTGGCCGTGTGGCGGGAACGCTTTTGAATTTGATGCAGGAACGTGGTGTCCGCATCCATACGGACAACGGAAACATGGTAACAGTTATCCACAATCGTCCGACGCAACAGCAACTTGCCGACATGTCCGGTACGACCCGCGAAACAGTAAGCCGTATTTGCTCTTTGCTGGTGAAGACAAATGCAATTGCGATGACCGGCAAGGATATCGTCATCTTTGACGAAGACATGCTTCAAGAAAAAGCTACCAAGGGCTAA
- a CDS encoding PASTA domain-containing protein gives MNKIKSLWNKVRHTAIFKAFVIWIVVVIVLVFMVDKLLMPAFAGAFASTGKVPNLEGLSEKAAETALTEAGFKFEWVKEGRYSSQVPAGMVLVQMPKAGRTAKIGRTVRLTKSLGLRKVIIPDLRGKSQKQADISLVRAGLVNGGTIQGAHQSIPRGAVIRTIPLAGDTVRVGDTVKVVISAGATTGRVLLPNFEGILMDEVYPQMDRLGFKVGSVKRQKSEDGARPGSVIETSPKYGDYLKPGARVNFIIAD, from the coding sequence ATGAATAAAATAAAGTCGCTTTGGAACAAGGTTAGACATACCGCCATTTTCAAGGCTTTCGTCATTTGGATTGTTGTTGTCATTGTGCTTGTCTTCATGGTCGATAAGCTTTTGATGCCTGCATTTGCAGGGGCGTTTGCCAGTACGGGCAAGGTGCCGAATCTCGAAGGGCTTTCGGAAAAGGCCGCTGAAACGGCTTTGACCGAGGCGGGCTTCAAGTTTGAATGGGTGAAGGAAGGCCGTTACAGCTCGCAGGTGCCGGCTGGCATGGTGCTTGTGCAGATGCCCAAAGCTGGCCGCACGGCAAAGATTGGCCGTACGGTAAGGCTCACGAAGAGCCTCGGGCTGCGTAAGGTGATTATTCCTGATTTGCGCGGCAAGAGCCAGAAGCAGGCGGATATCTCGCTTGTCCGAGCAGGCCTTGTCAACGGCGGTACAATCCAGGGCGCTCACCAGAGCATCCCGCGTGGTGCAGTTATCCGTACCATCCCGCTTGCAGGCGATACCGTTCGCGTGGGCGATACGGTGAAGGTCGTGATTTCTGCAGGCGCTACGACCGGTAGAGTTTTGCTCCCCAATTTTGAAGGAATCCTGATGGACGAAGTTTATCCGCAGATGGATAGGCTTGGTTTCAAGGTGGGTTCTGTGAAACGCCAAAAGAGTGAAGACGGCGCTCGCCCAGGTTCTGTGATCGAAACTTCTCCGAAGTACGGTGACTATCTCAAGCCGGGCGCACGCGTGAACTTTATTATTGCGGACTAG
- a CDS encoding alpha integrin, whose product MASLAHAVDTLEVFVLRVQFQEESKDNSLTTGSGLFDSDTATYNLDPSGSRKSIHYWKKHLGFANAYYQAASNGELFIKDSIIPTVYTLDKQMIDYNRTQRLKGEKAAEYDSARTCDYVRFVYDVVMKAHGSKDSPFNIPLSKNPNTRRAFMIAHAGASSLVDGGSMGTKGANTPGDFWDSFISGVFWTYLPDTLPGVTISEDSLNNGIVLKGSSIDTLKSVMVVSETASQDGLNWGINGFVVNQIGRELGLPNTYDAAKGISRLGYFDMMDFAGYNAGNGFFPVLPAAWERAYMGWSKVKEVRPTAGHPVTVDIAAAGSGLGTEIVKVALSASEYILIENRQRSWAKDGMVEVYLGEAKQNNDTTLKRKVIVDSIYTVFEDSICVKSKCELNKKKAKGLVLGVSSFDVGLPASGIAVWKVNDWYLRETLQYGIANYWGGNEYRDHQFGLSLVESDGVLSIGKTFKNALGEDTYDFGSGADLLPNLRFAEKKKFDTLKTILPTGYANTATTQGGYTGIKISVDVPKDARIEKTANAFVGDSVINFAAPVIRVTISIDDGSIANSKFPKNVGLANAVRGAVFVNYEDDETGKAIVFASEDGTLQAMNALGDEVSVSDTSIVQGMVSRDNAKREIPLYRLGPNNGKLVGIASDGERVYSLHKDKLVRTALNSGVPVQDVMDLQKAVSGAPKINEVVAGPIVANSHLFFASDSGFWTVNLTDEMTRSFTSTEGLRPQDMALCKVGKTDFYGVVVGENGKIFMRKFALENHADEKPSFSKQTGYAQLSSANDEQFRVACTDLDRDGTVEALMLGSRGSVAGFKLGEGKLTAEWSREYKRGSRGTSGLKDETSGIALGDINGDGYPEIVFLGDNLVYALDRFGVPVDGFPVTINRGTPVAGFHSDPLIVDVTGDKIPEILVPSSDGLVYAYTGKGKRVSDRFPIAAGSYESTDSLTQNVPMSIFVADAVKDSKGPELYAFHRNGVTAFRLDKAANGAEKAAAAWALPAAGNERTGFFDASKLGDVNATKAKDEITDFFIFPNPVRGGEAKIRMDLGAKPQSVKLELYDITGLCVFKTNIPDGVAGMNQANLDLRNLGSDVYTARLKVKFESGKTKQKLYRVGVVR is encoded by the coding sequence TTGGCGTCTTTGGCGCATGCCGTTGACACGCTTGAAGTCTTTGTGCTGCGCGTACAGTTCCAGGAAGAATCCAAGGATAACTCGCTTACGACGGGTTCGGGCCTTTTCGATTCCGATACGGCAACGTACAATCTGGACCCTTCGGGGAGCCGCAAGAGTATCCATTACTGGAAAAAACACTTGGGCTTTGCAAACGCCTACTATCAGGCGGCCAGCAATGGCGAGCTTTTCATCAAGGATAGCATTATCCCCACGGTTTATACGCTTGACAAGCAGATGATTGATTACAATCGCACGCAGAGGCTCAAGGGCGAAAAGGCGGCCGAGTACGATTCCGCCCGCACTTGCGATTACGTTCGCTTTGTGTACGATGTCGTGATGAAGGCTCATGGTTCCAAGGATTCCCCGTTCAATATTCCGCTTTCCAAGAATCCGAATACTAGGCGTGCGTTCATGATTGCGCATGCCGGTGCAAGCAGTCTTGTGGATGGCGGTAGCATGGGTACGAAGGGTGCCAACACTCCGGGCGATTTTTGGGATTCTTTTATTTCTGGCGTTTTTTGGACATACCTGCCTGATACGCTTCCGGGCGTTACGATTTCGGAAGATTCCCTGAACAACGGCATTGTGCTGAAGGGTTCTTCGATCGATACGCTCAAGTCGGTAATGGTGGTGAGCGAAACGGCTTCGCAGGATGGCCTCAACTGGGGTATCAACGGTTTCGTGGTGAACCAGATTGGGCGTGAACTGGGCTTGCCGAATACGTACGACGCTGCCAAGGGAATTTCTCGCCTGGGCTATTTTGACATGATGGACTTTGCGGGCTACAATGCGGGCAACGGATTTTTCCCGGTACTGCCTGCAGCTTGGGAACGCGCTTACATGGGCTGGTCCAAGGTCAAGGAAGTGCGTCCGACGGCTGGGCATCCGGTGACTGTCGATATTGCCGCTGCGGGTAGCGGCCTCGGGACCGAAATTGTGAAGGTCGCCTTGAGCGCAAGCGAATACATCTTGATTGAAAACCGTCAGCGTTCCTGGGCCAAGGATGGCATGGTGGAAGTGTATCTTGGCGAGGCAAAACAGAATAACGATACGACTTTGAAAAGAAAGGTCATTGTCGATAGCATTTATACGGTGTTTGAAGATAGCATCTGCGTCAAGAGCAAGTGCGAACTGAACAAGAAAAAGGCGAAAGGCCTTGTGCTTGGCGTGAGCAGCTTTGATGTAGGCCTCCCGGCAAGCGGCATTGCCGTATGGAAGGTGAACGACTGGTACTTGCGTGAAACTCTCCAGTACGGAATTGCAAACTACTGGGGTGGTAATGAATATCGCGACCATCAGTTCGGGCTTTCGCTCGTGGAATCCGATGGCGTTCTGAGTATCGGCAAGACGTTCAAGAATGCACTTGGCGAAGATACTTATGATTTTGGTAGCGGTGCAGACTTGCTTCCGAATTTGCGTTTTGCCGAGAAAAAGAAGTTTGATACGTTGAAGACGATCCTCCCGACTGGCTATGCGAATACGGCAACGACGCAGGGCGGTTATACAGGAATCAAGATTTCTGTAGATGTGCCGAAAGATGCCCGTATCGAAAAGACGGCGAATGCGTTTGTTGGCGATAGCGTTATCAATTTTGCCGCTCCTGTAATTCGCGTGACGATTAGCATCGATGACGGTAGCATCGCTAATTCAAAGTTCCCGAAGAACGTCGGCCTTGCAAATGCGGTGCGCGGTGCGGTGTTTGTGAATTACGAAGATGACGAGACGGGCAAGGCGATTGTGTTTGCCTCCGAAGACGGAACGTTGCAGGCGATGAACGCCCTTGGCGATGAAGTATCGGTTTCGGATACGTCTATTGTGCAGGGAATGGTATCCCGTGACAATGCAAAGCGTGAAATCCCCCTGTACCGCTTGGGACCGAATAATGGCAAGCTTGTTGGAATTGCAAGTGATGGCGAACGCGTTTATTCGCTGCACAAGGATAAGCTCGTGCGTACTGCTTTGAATTCCGGTGTCCCGGTGCAGGATGTGATGGATTTGCAGAAGGCTGTTTCTGGCGCTCCCAAAATTAACGAGGTCGTGGCAGGCCCGATTGTCGCCAATTCGCACCTGTTCTTTGCTTCGGATTCTGGATTCTGGACGGTGAACTTGACCGATGAAATGACTCGCTCGTTTACATCGACGGAAGGCTTGCGCCCGCAGGACATGGCTCTATGCAAGGTCGGCAAGACGGACTTCTATGGCGTGGTCGTTGGCGAAAATGGCAAAATCTTTATGCGCAAGTTTGCGCTCGAAAACCATGCTGATGAAAAACCGAGCTTTAGCAAGCAGACTGGATATGCTCAGCTCTCTTCGGCGAATGATGAACAGTTCCGCGTGGCCTGTACAGACTTGGATCGCGATGGTACGGTCGAAGCCTTGATGCTTGGCTCTCGCGGATCGGTTGCAGGTTTCAAGCTTGGCGAAGGAAAGCTTACTGCGGAATGGTCTCGTGAATACAAGCGCGGTTCTCGTGGCACAAGCGGCCTCAAGGACGAAACGTCTGGCATCGCTCTTGGCGATATCAACGGTGATGGCTATCCGGAAATCGTGTTCCTTGGCGATAATCTCGTTTATGCACTTGACCGCTTTGGCGTCCCTGTAGACGGTTTCCCGGTGACGATTAACCGTGGCACGCCTGTTGCCGGATTCCATAGCGATCCCTTGATCGTCGATGTCACGGGTGACAAGATTCCTGAAATTCTCGTGCCGTCGAGCGATGGTCTTGTTTATGCTTACACGGGCAAGGGTAAGCGCGTTTCTGACCGCTTCCCGATTGCGGCGGGCAGTTACGAATCGACGGACTCGCTCACGCAGAATGTTCCGATGAGCATCTTTGTTGCCGATGCAGTCAAGGATTCCAAGGGTCCGGAACTTTATGCGTTCCATAGAAATGGCGTGACGGCGTTCCGCTTGGACAAGGCCGCAAACGGTGCCGAAAAGGCTGCCGCTGCGTGGGCGCTCCCTGCTGCGGGCAACGAACGTACGGGATTCTTCGATGCATCCAAGCTTGGTGATGTCAATGCTACAAAGGCAAAGGATGAAATCACGGACTTCTTCATTTTCCCGAACCCGGTTCGCGGAGGCGAGGCTAAGATCCGCATGGATCTTGGCGCAAAGCCGCAGTCGGTGAAACTTGAACTGTACGACATTACGGGACTCTGCGTGTTTAAGACGAACATTCCGGATGGCGTTGCGGGCATGAACCAGGCCAATCTCGACTTGCGTAACCTCGGCAGTGACGTCTATACGGCTCGCTTAAAGGTCAAGTTCGAAAGTGGCAAGACGAAGCAGAAACTTTACCGCGTGGGCGTTGTCCGCTAG
- a CDS encoding formylglycine-generating enzyme family protein, which produces MRKSYVKIGLLALCVSVPFVACTASGDAVESDVVFPIDNGGLPSSDSKSSSSKDSSKIDPSIFNLFDWVQIPKVSITRGVNSFGVNSFAIATTEVTQKIYKFVMNDLPQQSKEGDKRAVSNVNWFRAALFCNAISKLAGLDTAYVYKSISKDSVLVDLSIDYSVSSIRLPTENEWEIAARGGTSTTYYWDTDVASKYAYYGQTSGPDEVAQKSPNDFGLYDMAGNVAEWVNDWYDAYPKNKSDNYTGPKTGDYRIVRGGGWSDKVTALAPKEREKLDPAHSKATLGFRLVYSTGF; this is translated from the coding sequence ATGCGTAAATCTTATGTGAAGATAGGCTTGCTTGCATTGTGCGTGTCCGTTCCGTTCGTGGCGTGTACGGCTAGTGGCGATGCCGTTGAAAGCGATGTTGTTTTCCCGATAGACAATGGTGGCCTGCCTTCTTCTGATTCCAAGTCCTCTTCGAGTAAGGATTCTTCAAAAATAGATCCCTCGATCTTTAATCTGTTTGACTGGGTGCAAATCCCCAAGGTCTCTATTACTCGCGGTGTAAATTCATTTGGCGTTAATTCGTTTGCTATTGCGACAACGGAAGTGACCCAGAAGATTTATAAGTTTGTCATGAATGACTTGCCGCAACAGTCCAAGGAAGGCGATAAACGTGCGGTCTCCAATGTGAATTGGTTCCGTGCCGCACTCTTCTGTAATGCCATCTCAAAGTTGGCTGGGCTTGATACGGCCTATGTCTACAAGTCCATTTCTAAGGATTCCGTTTTGGTGGATTTGTCCATTGACTATTCCGTTTCGTCGATAAGGCTCCCGACCGAGAACGAATGGGAAATTGCAGCCCGTGGCGGCACCTCGACGACTTATTACTGGGATACTGATGTCGCTTCCAAGTATGCCTATTATGGACAAACTTCAGGACCCGATGAAGTCGCCCAAAAATCACCGAATGACTTTGGCCTGTATGACATGGCCGGCAATGTGGCCGAATGGGTGAATGACTGGTATGACGCTTATCCGAAAAACAAGAGCGATAATTACACGGGACCCAAAACAGGCGATTACCGCATTGTTCGTGGTGGTGGCTGGTCGGACAAGGTAACCGCACTCGCTCCGAAGGAACGCGAAAAGCTGGACCCGGCTCACTCCAAGGCGACTCTAGGCTTTAGACTGGTCTATTCTACCGGTTTTTAA
- a CDS encoding copper resistance protein NlpE N-terminal domain-containing protein — MKFAYALTAILCGLFVACSEEKKEPLPDLPPVEIPADVFGFYSGKMPCDDCKQRVVDMDLFKDGNALAVESILKDSLRIDTLRGTFVFADSVVKVSLSDNSKQWAFKRDRVGNLAYMKFGEVYRDAEGMKAVLVRFYKKIK; from the coding sequence ATGAAGTTTGCCTATGCGCTGACCGCAATACTTTGCGGACTTTTTGTGGCGTGTTCCGAAGAAAAGAAAGAACCGCTTCCCGATTTGCCGCCCGTAGAAATCCCTGCGGATGTTTTCGGCTTTTATTCAGGAAAGATGCCTTGTGATGATTGCAAGCAGCGTGTCGTTGATATGGACTTGTTTAAAGATGGCAATGCCCTTGCGGTTGAATCCATCTTGAAAGATTCCCTGCGAATCGATACGCTTCGTGGAACGTTTGTGTTTGCCGATAGCGTCGTAAAGGTGAGCCTTTCGGATAATTCGAAACAGTGGGCGTTCAAGCGCGATAGGGTAGGTAACCTCGCCTATATGAAATTTGGTGAAGTCTATCGCGATGCCGAAGGCATGAAAGCTGTACTAGTCCGTTTCTACAAAAAGATTAAATAA
- a CDS encoding LytR/AlgR family response regulator transcription factor — translation MFTALIADDEPLARVRMRSLLEAYSSEIEILGEASSGAQTIQKIHELDPDIVFLDIQMPDMDAFEVLKSLNEDDIPLIVFTTAYDNFALRAYEENVVDYLLKPIDPERLQATMGKLRKRMPHEEGLGVPADFSWDKFKELMSSSGLYMQRLQVKQSDRILLVNMDEVIRFQSEEKYTTAYTTTSQYIIDLTLVELEKRLDPRQFVRVHRAHLVAIDYIAEIRKNDAGRLCIVLRDKNRTQITVSRNFVKTVKSL, via the coding sequence ATGTTTACTGCGTTAATTGCCGATGATGAACCGCTAGCTCGCGTGCGTATGCGCTCCCTGCTCGAAGCGTATTCAAGCGAAATTGAAATTTTGGGCGAAGCCTCTTCCGGGGCGCAGACTATCCAGAAAATTCACGAGCTTGATCCGGATATCGTTTTCCTTGATATCCAGATGCCTGACATGGATGCGTTCGAAGTCCTGAAGTCGCTCAACGAAGACGATATCCCGCTTATCGTGTTTACCACGGCCTACGACAACTTTGCACTCCGCGCTTACGAAGAGAATGTCGTCGATTACCTCTTGAAGCCGATTGACCCTGAGCGCTTGCAGGCGACAATGGGCAAGCTCCGTAAGCGCATGCCGCACGAAGAAGGCCTGGGCGTTCCGGCAGATTTCTCGTGGGACAAGTTCAAGGAGCTGATGAGCTCGAGCGGGCTTTACATGCAGCGCTTGCAGGTCAAGCAGTCCGACCGCATTTTGCTTGTGAACATGGACGAGGTCATCCGTTTCCAGAGCGAAGAAAAATACACGACTGCCTATACGACCACTTCGCAGTATATCATCGACCTGACGCTTGTGGAACTGGAAAAGCGTCTCGACCCGCGCCAGTTTGTCCGTGTGCATCGTGCGCACCTGGTGGCTATTGACTATATCGCCGAAATCCGCAAGAACGATGCGGGCCGCTTGTGCATTGTGCTGCGCGATAAGAACCGTACGCAGATTACCGTGAGCCGCAATTTTGTTAAGACCGTTAAGAGTCTGTAA
- the lepB gene encoding signal peptidase I has translation MEQTPEKKSVKKFLKSFTREVIVPVVLALIVIQYVIQAFQIPSGSMEDSLKTGDFLLGLKFTYGSPIPFSNQKFPGYAEPKHGDVVIFRYPGEPEYPDNNPKRYTHLFNALMLGNYYWDHAPENGQPHIVHYADGPKDYIKRCVAVSGDTVAVHGGKLFLNGKRQDSLPAFGKWTASMRTLSPRDEVEEFVVPSVGDTLYVDSLPMVKLWWLRSLVAQENPDSSVYLDLSLLRNGRENNNYVFNDFKFPIENDRGLLLQTMYDRNRTVRQQRLTLGDTLSGAMPFSYFKELAKIGFLPMIDPHDPQLNSGFTRLVSYVSFEGSILQDLEGNVKRLNVTAPAQDSTDSAEVVEKSHFEIQRNLYLGSEKIDRYVVRYPQFFMMGDNRDNSADSRYWGLVSLRNIRAKAFVIYFSFENDDGKFALGNPLTWWRIPFRIRFTRIGKIIDLIK, from the coding sequence ATGGAACAGACACCTGAAAAAAAATCAGTCAAGAAGTTTCTGAAATCTTTTACACGTGAAGTTATTGTCCCCGTAGTCCTTGCGTTGATCGTTATCCAGTACGTCATCCAGGCGTTCCAGATTCCGAGCGGTTCCATGGAAGATTCCCTCAAGACGGGTGACTTCTTGCTGGGCCTCAAGTTTACTTATGGTTCTCCGATTCCGTTCTCGAATCAGAAGTTCCCGGGATATGCAGAACCGAAACATGGCGATGTCGTCATCTTCCGTTATCCGGGCGAACCGGAATACCCTGATAACAATCCCAAGCGCTACACGCACTTGTTCAATGCGCTCATGCTCGGGAATTACTACTGGGACCATGCTCCTGAAAATGGTCAGCCGCACATTGTGCATTACGCCGATGGCCCGAAGGACTATATCAAGCGCTGTGTCGCCGTGAGTGGCGATACCGTTGCTGTTCATGGCGGCAAGCTTTTCTTGAACGGCAAACGTCAGGATTCGCTCCCCGCATTTGGAAAGTGGACCGCAAGTATGCGCACGCTTTCGCCGCGCGACGAAGTTGAAGAATTTGTGGTGCCTTCTGTGGGCGATACGCTTTATGTTGATTCTCTCCCGATGGTAAAGCTCTGGTGGTTGCGTTCGCTCGTGGCCCAGGAAAATCCGGATTCTTCTGTGTATCTGGATCTCTCGCTGTTGCGCAATGGCCGCGAGAACAACAATTACGTCTTTAACGACTTTAAGTTCCCTATCGAAAACGATCGCGGTCTCTTGCTGCAGACGATGTATGATCGCAATAGGACGGTTCGCCAACAGCGCCTTACGCTGGGCGATACGTTGTCCGGTGCTATGCCGTTCAGCTATTTCAAGGAACTTGCAAAGATTGGTTTCTTGCCGATGATTGACCCGCACGATCCGCAGTTGAATAGCGGCTTTACGCGCCTGGTCAGTTACGTGTCGTTTGAAGGTTCCATCCTCCAGGATCTCGAAGGCAACGTGAAACGCTTGAATGTAACGGCGCCTGCCCAGGATTCTACGGATTCTGCTGAAGTTGTCGAAAAGAGCCATTTTGAAATCCAGCGCAACCTTTATCTGGGTTCCGAAAAGATTGACCGTTACGTTGTGAGGTACCCGCAGTTCTTCATGATGGGCGACAACCGCGACAATTCTGCCGATAGCCGCTACTGGGGGCTCGTCTCTCTGCGCAATATCCGCGCAAAGGCTTTTGTCATCTACTTCTCATTTGAAAATGACGATGGCAAGTTTGCTCTTGGAAATCCGCTGACCTGGTGGCGCATCCCGTTCCGCATCCGTTTCACTCGCATAGGCAAGATCATTGATCTGATTAAGTAA
- a CDS encoding Ig-like domain-containing domain, translating to MKFSSVAYFLASCLMIAACATQVAPTGGPEDKLPPRVAGVLPAPKTANHPNELYVKLEFDEWINASIPRGAITISPPIEKKLRYEVHGKTLEVYSRAELDTGTTYTVTFAGGIKDLRGNALAKPFQVVFSTGATIDSLTLSGRVMVSDSLVRKKSYPSVGLYLMGPERESKRYLEKYRDTTTKVLDSLPMLTKEEPLYLTSADSIGSFTFTGLKAGRYRVVAFVDANGNHKIEPSLELAGVWISDLNLDESTKDTLWIALADQDTTLLEMDNVNQPFANILEANFTRRVYFDSAFADTSNCYLSSSTGNTLYPRLVYLGTSSAPRFYFDPKPKGEVLYKFTCLNGHDSLNRALDTARNYAEIEWKEMEGDTLPPSIQTVKVMGKAKNAFPDDSLVVIYNKPVLDSLKDMFFLVENKDTTQVSVKKLDPVRYLVLRDAPWPTDSKFTLLRGYQDTTLAKADSNGVRDTVIETKYQGKLTFETISKLKLASMVGRIPGAKDGAIVRLKSVETGKFEYAKCSRYGAFAFNDLVEGGYIIDYYYAEDGSGLPNGGSLQPFKYGSAWRSPLDTLKIKSGANDLEQLMPKLPALP from the coding sequence ATGAAGTTTTCGAGTGTGGCATATTTCTTGGCGTCGTGCCTGATGATCGCTGCTTGTGCAACGCAAGTGGCTCCGACAGGCGGCCCTGAAGATAAGCTCCCGCCGCGTGTGGCCGGAGTCTTGCCTGCGCCAAAGACGGCGAATCACCCGAATGAACTTTATGTGAAACTGGAATTTGACGAATGGATAAACGCCTCAATTCCGCGCGGGGCCATCACCATCTCGCCCCCGATTGAAAAAAAATTGCGTTACGAAGTTCACGGCAAGACGCTTGAAGTCTATTCACGTGCGGAACTTGATACCGGTACGACTTACACCGTGACATTTGCGGGCGGCATCAAGGATTTGCGTGGAAACGCTCTAGCTAAGCCTTTCCAGGTGGTGTTCTCGACGGGCGCTACGATTGACTCGCTTACGCTGAGCGGGCGTGTGATGGTGAGCGATTCCCTTGTCCGCAAAAAATCTTACCCGAGCGTCGGCCTTTATCTGATGGGGCCTGAACGTGAGTCCAAGCGCTACCTTGAAAAGTACCGCGATACGACTACGAAGGTGCTTGATTCCCTCCCGATGCTCACGAAGGAAGAACCGCTTTACCTCACATCAGCGGATAGCATTGGCAGTTTCACGTTTACGGGCCTCAAAGCGGGGCGTTACCGTGTCGTCGCTTTTGTCGATGCAAATGGCAACCATAAGATTGAACCTTCGTTGGAACTTGCAGGCGTGTGGATATCGGACTTGAATCTTGACGAATCTACCAAGGATACTTTGTGGATTGCGCTTGCCGATCAGGATACGACTCTCCTGGAAATGGATAACGTAAATCAGCCGTTTGCAAATATACTCGAAGCCAACTTTACGCGCCGTGTGTATTTTGATTCGGCCTTTGCCGATACGTCCAACTGCTACCTTTCTTCGTCCACGGGCAATACGCTTTATCCGCGACTTGTGTATCTCGGAACTTCAAGCGCTCCGCGTTTCTACTTTGATCCGAAACCGAAAGGCGAAGTCCTGTACAAGTTTACATGCCTCAATGGTCACGATTCATTGAACCGCGCTTTGGATACGGCTAGGAATTACGCTGAAATTGAATGGAAGGAAATGGAAGGCGATACGCTCCCTCCGTCTATCCAGACGGTCAAGGTGATGGGGAAGGCGAAAAATGCGTTCCCGGATGATTCCCTTGTCGTGATTTACAATAAGCCGGTACTCGATTCCCTGAAGGATATGTTCTTCCTCGTTGAAAACAAGGATACGACTCAGGTTTCTGTGAAAAAGCTCGACCCGGTCCGCTATCTTGTTTTGCGTGATGCCCCGTGGCCGACCGATTCCAAGTTTACGCTGTTGCGTGGCTACCAGGATACGACTTTGGCAAAGGCCGATAGCAATGGCGTCCGTGATACGGTGATTGAAACAAAGTATCAGGGCAAACTCACGTTTGAGACGATTTCTAAGTTGAAACTCGCTTCGATGGTGGGGAGAATCCCTGGTGCAAAGGATGGCGCTATTGTACGCCTCAAGTCTGTTGAAACCGGAAAGTTTGAATATGCAAAGTGTTCCCGTTATGGGGCTTTCGCATTTAACGACCTCGTTGAGGGCGGTTACATTATTGATTATTATTATGCAGAAGACGGCTCGGGTTTGCCTAATGGCGGATCCTTGCAACCTTTCAAATACGGTTCTGCTTGGCGATCTCCGCTTGATACCTTAAAGATAAAGAGTGGAGCGAACGATTTAGAACAACTGATGCCGAAACTGCCGGCATTGCCATAA